A DNA window from Sylvia atricapilla isolate bSylAtr1 chromosome 6, bSylAtr1.pri, whole genome shotgun sequence contains the following coding sequences:
- the DHCR7 gene encoding 7-dehydrocholesterol reductase: MAAHQEKKLAEERKHQNMQNGTKASQGQWGRAWEVDWFSLASILFLLMFAPLIVYYFIMSCAQYQCSLTDPLLDLLRGNKHLSDIWNRTPMLTYRAAGIYSLWVTFQVVLYMFIPDFCHKFLPGYVGGVQEGAVTPAGVVNKYEINGLQAWIITHVLWFANASFLHFFSPTIIFDNWIPLLWCANILGYAVSTFAMIKGYFFPTNAKDCKFTGNFFYDYMMGIEFNPRIGKWFDFKLFFNGRPGIVAWTLINLSFAAKQQELYGELTNSMILVNILQGIYVLDFFWNEAWYLKTIDICHDHFGWYLGWGDCVWLPYLYTLQGLYLVYHPVQLHTAHALGVLVLGLLGYYIFRATNHQKDLFRRTGGSCRIWGRKPEYIECSYTSVDGARYYSKLLTSGFWGWARHFNYTGDLIGSLAYCLACGFEHILPYFYIIYMTILLVHRCLRDEHRCSSKYGKDWKRYTAAVPYRLLPGIF, from the exons ATGGCAGCCCATCAGGAGAAAAAACttgctgaagaaagaaaacaccaaaacatgCAAAATGGTACTAAAGCGTCTCAAGGCCAGTGGGGAAGAGCATG GGAGGTGGACTGGTTTTCCTTGGCAAGcatccttttcctgctcatgTTTGCACCACTGATTGTGTACTACTTCATCATGTCCTGTGCCCAGTACCAGTGCTCTCTGACAGATCCACTCCTGGACTTGCTGAGGGGGAATAAGCATCTGTCTGACATCTGGAACAGGACTCCCATGCTGACCTATCGGGCTGCTGGCATCTATTCCCTTTGGGTCACCTTCCAG GTGGTTTTGTACATGTTTATTCCTGATTTCTGCCATAAATTTCTCCCTGGCTATGTGGGAGGTGTACAAGAAGGTGCTGTCACCCCTGCTG GTGttgtaaataaatatgaaatcaATGGACTTCAGGCCTGGATCATTACCCATGTGCTTTGGTTTGCAAATGCTTCTTTCTTGCACTTCTTCTCACCTACCATCATTTTTGACAACTGGATTCCTCTGCTGTGGTGTGCCAATATCTTGGGATATGCAGTGTCCACATTTGCAATGATTAAAGGCTACTTTTTCCCTACCAATGCCAAAGACTG CAAGTTCACTGGAAACTTCTTTTATGACTACATGATGGGGATTGAATTTAACCCTCGAATAGGGAAGTGGTTTGACTTCAAGCTGTTCTTCAATGGGCGCCCTGGGATTGTGGCCTGGACTCTGATCAACCTTTCCTTTGCTGCCAAACAGCAGGAGCTCTATGGTGAATTGACAAACTCCATGATCCTTGTCAATATCCTTCAG GGTATTTATGTTCTGGACTTCTTTTGGAATGAAGCCTGGTACTTGAAAACCATTGATATCTGCCATGATCATTTTGGATGGTATTTGGGCTGGGGAGACTGTGTTTGGTTGCCTTATCTCTATACTTTGCAG GGTCTGTACTTGGTTTACCATCCTGtccagctgcacacagctcaCGCCCTGGGGGTTTTGGTGTTGGGCCTGCTGGGTTATTACATCTTCAGAGCCACCAACCACCAGAAGGACCTTTTCCGTCGCACCGGCGGCAGCTGcaggatctggggcaggaagcCCGAGTACATCGAGTGCTCCTACACGTCGGTGGATGGTGCCAGGTACTACAGCAAGCTGCTGACCTCCGGCTTTTGGGGCTGGGCACGCCACTTCAACTACACCGGAGACCTGATTGGCTCACTGGCCTACTGCCTGGCTTGTGGCTTTGAGCACATCCTGCCTTACTTCTACATCATCTACATGACCATTCTGCTCGTCCACCGCTGCCTTAGGGATGAGCACCGCTGCAGCAGCAAGTATGGAAAGGACTGGAAGCGCTACACTGCTGCAGTGCCCTACCGCCTCCTGCCCGGAATATTTTAA